One segment of Erigeron canadensis isolate Cc75 chromosome 2, C_canadensis_v1, whole genome shotgun sequence DNA contains the following:
- the LOC122589532 gene encoding increased DNA methylation 1-like, with protein sequence MEYLHCEAVHNPRSNMNYYSSCGFQSQNPDFKNMVSKATNHLNSALAGSCQNKNNRFSKVGRPKIEEKLVKKDESFSKKIQEPEKKFDQKGYNQPGAGKRIKDVIRLMKDVENGERLPNKPNKNNRFSKVGRPNKKRVYYDDLELGCPKIEEKFVKKDESFSKRIQEPEKKVDKEDLRNDQKSFNQPGAGKNIRYVKRLMEEVVERLPKKRKVDHQTRRRCVLSTLIEKNIVSRGSNVSYRKKDGKVIAKGRAYDEGIQCDCCGVYFLLCKFEAHAGSTYHRPAAYTFLEDGTGRSISDCQNQLKKLDNHHVFKVPKTPDRACEVPKPSQVLTGHDEFCWVCKDGGELLSCDSCTSCYHLSCIGLKSMPKSCYWFCPTCSCGICDRDKIGNFTDDKARSKVKCGQCRHQYHIDCIRNLGFSMSFDSKNWFCKEACERIFLGLKGISGQAIPLPVDGLNWRLLQIDYEHSMEDCAETYGKLNDALDVMHECFEMVNNPLSGNDIMEDVIFSRDIKGSDFAGFYTTVLEKDEEIVSVVNFRVHGSKVAEIPLVATRFQHRKLGMCRILMDELERKLEYFGVKRLVLTAVPEMVSAWTESFGFTVMSEAECLDAVDCKFLEFPGTVKCQKILKNM encoded by the coding sequence atGGAGTATCTACATTGTGAGGCAGTACACAATCCAAGATCAAACATGAATTACTATTCATCATGTGGATTTCAATCTCAAAATCCAGATTTCAAAAACATGGTTTCTAAAGCCACCAACCATCTTAATTCTGCACTAGCTGGTTCTTGTCAGAATAAAAATAATCGCTTTTCTAAAGTTGGCAGGCCCAAGATTGAAGAGAAATTGGTTAAAAAAGATGAATCTTTCagtaaaaaaattcaagaaccCGAAAAGAAGTTTGATCAAAAGGGTTATAATCAGCCAGGTGCAGGGAAAAGGATTAAAGATGTGATAAGATTGATGAAGGATGTTGAAAACGGCGAAAGGCTGCCCAATAAACCGAATAAGAATAATCGGTTTTCTAAAGTTGGTAGGCCCAACAAGAAAAGGGTTTATTATGATGATCTTGAGTTGGGTTGTCCCAAGATTGAAGagaaatttgttaaaaaagatGAATCTTTTAGTAAAAGGATTCAAGAACCCGAAAAGAAGGTTGATAAGGAGGATTTAAGAAAcgatcaaaagagttttaaTCAGCCGGGTGCAGGGAAAAATATTAGATATGTGAAAAGATTAATGGAGGAGGTCGTTGAAAGGCTGCCCAAGAAACGAAAGGTGGATCATCAGACGCGTCGCAGGTGCGTGCTTTCTACATTAATTGAAAAGAATATTGTTAGTAGGGGTTCGAATGTTAGTTATCGTAAGAAAGATGGAAAAGTTATTGCGAAAGGGCGGGCGTATGATGAAGGTATTCAATGTGATTGTTGTGGGGTGTACTTTTTGTTGTGTAAATTTGAAGCTCATGCTGGTAGTACTTATCATAGACCAGCAGCTTATACCTTTCTTGAAGATGGGACTGGGAGGTCTATTTCTGACTGTCAAAATCAATTGAAGAAACTCGATAACCATCATGTGTTTAAGGTTCCTAAAACACCTGATCGTGCGTGTGAAGTCCCTAAGCCTTCACAAGTATTGACAGGGCATGATGAATTCTGTTGGGTATGTAAAGATGGGGGTGAGTTgttgtcatgtgattcttgCACATCATGTTACCATCTGTCCTGCATTGGGTTGAAAAGCATGCCGAAATCATGTTACTGGTTTTGTCCTACCTGTTCTTGTGGTATTTGTGATCGTGATAAGATTGGTAACTTCACTGATGATAAAGCTCGCAGCAAAGTTAAATGTGGACAATGTCGGCACCAGTACCATATTGATTGTATTAGAAACTTGGGTTTCTCAATGTCTTTTGATTCTAAAAATTGGTTTTGTAAAGAGGCATGTGAAAGAATATTTCTCGGCCTTAAGGGGATATCTGGCCAGGCGATTCCTTTGCCAGTTGATGGCTTAAATTGGAGATTGTTACAAATTGACTATGAACACAGCATGGAGGACTGTGCAGAAACTTATGGTAAGCTAAATGACGCGTTAGATGTGATGCACGAGTGTTTTGAGATGGTAAACAATCCGTTGTCCGGAAATGATATCATGGAAGATGTCATCTTTAGTAGAGATATAAAGGGTTCGGATTTTGCGGGGTTTTATACTACAGTTTTGGAGAAAGATGAGGAAATAGTTAGTGTGGTTAACTTTCGGGTGCATGGTAGTAAAGTGGCTGAGATTCCATTAGTTGCAACAAGATTTCAACACAGAAAATTAGGGATGTGCAGGATTTTGATGGATGAGCTTGAAAGGAAATTGGAATACTTTGGGGTTAAGAGACTCGTTTTGACTGCCGTTCCAGAGATGGTTAGTGCTTGGACAGAGTCATTTGG